The Streptomyces sp. NBC_01268 genome segment ATCGGGGTGGACGGGCGTCGGGGGGACGGGCGTCGGGGGGACGGGCGTCGGGGGGGGGACGGGCATCGGGGTGGACGGGCGTCGGGCCGGACAGGCGTCAAGCCGCCCGCCCCGTCCCGTTGTTCACGTGGGGTTCGACTTCGCGCCTCCCCCGGGCACTAGGCATGGGGGCGGCCCATCCCGCCGAGTCCCCGGAGGCGCTTCGATGTCCCACCGCACGCCCGCATCTTCCCCCGCACGCCGTACGGTCCTGCGTGGATCGCTCGCCGCTTCGGCCGCCGCCCTCAGCGTCGGCGGCGGCGCCTTCGCGAGCCCGGCGCTCGCGCTCTCCGGGCGCCCCTCGGCCGCGTGGGGCGTGCAGGCCGGTGACGTGACCGCGCACACGGGCCTGGTGTGGGTCCGTTCGGACCGGCCGGCCCGCATGATCGTCGAGACCTCGTCCGGCGAATCGTTCCGCCGCGTCCACCGCCACTACGGGCCGCTCCTTGGCCCCGGCACCGACTTCACTGGCACCACCGCGCTGCGCGGACTCCCGGCGGGCGAGCAGATCCACTACCGGGTGACCCTGGCTGACCCGGACGACCCGCGCCGTACGGGCGAGGCCGTCACCGGCACCTTCCGCACGGCGCCCGAACGGCGCCGCGACGGGGTGCGGTTCCTCTGGTCGGGCGACATCGCGGGCCAGGGCTGGGGCATCAACCCGGACATCGGCGGCTTCCGCGCCTACGAGGAGATGCGCCGGCTGGACCCGGACTTCTTCCTGTGCAGCGGCGACACCATCTACGCGGACGGCGTCATCCAGCCCAGCGTCACGCTGCCCGACGGACGCGTCTGGCGGAACGTCACCACGCCCGAGAAGTCGAAGGTCGCCGAGACCCTGGACGAGTACCGCGGCAACTTCCGCTACAACCTCCTCGACCACAACGTGCGCGCCTTCAACGCGCAGGTGCCGTCCCTCGTGCAGTGGGACGACCACGAGGTCCGCAACAACTGGTACCCCGGGCAGATCCTGGACGACCCGCGCTACACGGAGAAGGACGTCGACGTCCTCGCGGCCCGCGCCTCGCGGGCGTTCGGCGAGTACTTCCCCGTCTCCACGCTCCACGCGCGCGGCGCCGAGCGCCGGATGAACCGGGTGGTGCGGTACGGCCCGCTGCTCGACGTGTTCGTGCTCGACATGCGCTCGTACCGCAACGCGAACTCGCCGGGTCGGCAGGCCGACGACACCACCGGCATCCTCGGCGCGGAGCAACTGGAGTGGCTGAAGCGGGAGCTGAGCCGCTCGCGCGCGGTGTGGAAGGTGCTCGCGGCGGACATGCCGCTGGGGCTCGTGGTCACGGACGGCGCCACCGACTTCGAGGCGGTCGCGCAGGGCGACCCGGGCGCGCCGCTCGGCCGCGAGCTGCAGATCGCCGAGCTGCTCCGGTTCATCAAGCACCGGCGGATCACCGGCACGCTGTGGCTCACGGCGGACGTCCACTACACCTCGGCGCAGCACTACGCCCCGGAGCGCGCCGCCTTCCAGGACTTCGCGCCCTTCTGGGAGTTCGTGTCCGGACCGCTGGCGGCGGGCGGCTTCCCGGCGAACAAGCTGGACGCCACCTTCGGCCCCGACCGGGTCTTCGTACGGGCGCCGGAGCGGGCCAACCTGTCGCCGATGGAGAGCCCGCAGTACTTCGGCGAGGTCGACATCGACGGCGACAGCGGGGAACTGACGGTCCGCCTGCGTGCCGAGGGCGGCACGGTGCTGTTCAGCAAGGTGCTCCAGCCGGGCCGCGTCGGGCAGTGACACCGCGGCGTACGGCCGGTCGGTCCGGTCCCTGAGCAGAATGGCGGGACCGCCCCGCAGCGGAGGCCGGACGGCCTCGAAGTGCCTGGTCAAGGGCGGTCGGAGACGATTGTCAGTGGCGGGTCCTACGGTCGTTCTCATGACGCGATCCGTACAGGCGCTCGCCTACGCACGCCCTTCCGCCCTGGAGTCCCTGGGCTCCGGCCGGCTGCTCGGACTGGAGACCTCGGGGGGCCTCACGCCGCGCGGCGCCGAGGCCCGTCCCCGGTTCTTCGCGGGCTTCCTCAGCTCGCCGCAGATCGCCGCGCGCGGCCTGCTCGCGGTCGCCGACGTGGCCGCGGCCCGCTACTACCAGCGGATACGGCCGGCGTCGCTGGACCCGGTGGTGACCGGCAACGGCGACCGGCTGCGCTTCGAGTCCTTCTCGGGCTGCGGAGGGGTGTACGCACGCCTGGACGTGCTGAGCGCGGGCCTGGACGGCGCGGAGACCGGCCACGGCACGACGAACGTGGACGTGAACAACCCGCTGCGCGAGGCCCTTTCCCGGATCACCGGCGACGACCCCCTGCATCTGCGCGTCGGACCGGACGAGTTGACGGTCACCACGCTCGACGGCCCCGTCGTGGAGAAGAAGGTGCCGCTGCCGGACCGCTGGCTGCGCGGCTTCGCCGAGGCGCAGGTCGCCTCCGCCGGCTTCGACCTGCGCGCGGAGCTGTCGGGCGCCGAGGCGGTGCGCTTCCTGCGCTCGCTGCCGCGCTCGCAGGCCCGGGGCGGCGCCCCGCTGTGGGTGGTGCAGTCCGGCCGGACGCTGCGGCCCACCACGCGGCCCCTCCCGGGCGCGGTCTGCCTGGCCGGACCCGACCGGCTCGTCGCCCTGGAGCGGGTGCTGCGGCACGCGACGGCGCTGCGGGTGTACGGGCCGGTGCCGGACGGCGCGCCCGCGCCGAGCGCCTGGGAGGTGGAGCTGCCCGGGATGCGGCTCACCCTGACCCTGTCCCCCGACTCGGCGCGCGGCTTCTCGGGCGAGGGCGGCGTCCTGGAGGCGCTGGCCACGGACGAGGCCGCGGGCGACGCGGAGCTGGTCTCGGTGCTGCTCGCCTGGGAGCCGCGGATCGACCCGGCCGACCTGGCCGAGCAGGCGGGCCTCTGCGTGGACCGGGTCCGGGCCGCGCTGACCCGGCTCGGCACGGCCGGGCGCGTGGGGTACGACGTGGCCGACGCGGCGTACTTCCACCGGGAGTTGCCGTACGACGCCGACCGCGCCGAACGGCACAACCCGCGTCTGGTCGACGCACGCGCCCTGCTCGCCCACGGCGCGGTCACCCTCGACGGCGAGCTGGCCACGGTGGTCTCGGCGGACCGGCGCTACCAGGTACGGGAGTCGACGGGCGGGCGGCTGAACTGCACCTGCGCATGGTGGGCGGAGTACCGGGGACGGCGGGGCCCCTGCAAGCACGCGCTCGCCGTGCGGATGGCCCGACGGGGCGGGGGCGTCGGCACGCCGGATCACACCGAGGCCGCCGGTACGGCGGTCTCCAGCACGGGAGGTGCGCGATGACGCGGATCGGTACGGACATGCACGCGGGTGCGGACGCGGGCCCGGGCCCGGCGACCGCCACCGCGACGGCGCCCTCCGCGCAGGTCGAGCAGCTGCTCGACGCGGTGCGCCAGGGGCGGCGTGGCGATGTGCCCGGTCTGCTCAAGGCGCTTGACGCGGCCGGGCACAAGGCGGCGGTCCCCGAGCTGAAGCGGCTCCGCAAGGAGGTCCGCGGCTGGGACTGGGGGCGGTGGCGGGAGCAGCAGCGGGTGCGGGGCGCGCTGCGGCTCGCGGGCGCCGGCTGCATCACGGGGGCGGCCGGCGCCGCGGAGTGGATCGGCGGGCGCGACTTCCAGGAGTGGGGGAACGAGGGCGGCGCGGTGCTCGGCGTGCTCGCGCACCGCGACCACGCGTGGCTCACGGAGGTGGCCCGGAGGCTGGCGGAGCGGCCGACCCTGGCGGAGGAGGAGTACGGTCTGGTGCACGGGCTCGTCCTGCTGACCGGCTGCCCCGCGCCCGCCACCGACGCCTATGTCCGCGGCTGGACCGCGGACATGAGCCGCCGGAACCTCGTGGCCAGCCTGCGGCAGGACCCGCAGACGCCGGTCCTCGTCCCCCGCCTCCTCGACCTGACCGAGACCCCGGACGCGGTCGCCTGGCAGTCCGCCGCCGGTTCCGAGGACCAGCGCTCCCACTGGCCCAGCGCGCTCGCCGCCCTCGCGGGCGAGGGGCTGCTCGACCGGGCGGAGCTGGTCGACGCCTGTGTGGCCCGGCTGCTGCGGGGCGGCCGGCCGCGCGATCTGCGGCTGCCGCTCGCCCTGCTCCAGGTCGTCGGGGCCACGGAGGAGGAGCGACGGGCACGGATCCCGGACTGGCTCGGCATGGTGGCCGACGGCCCTTCGCCGGTGGCCGCGCACGCGCAGGAGGTGCTGGCGGGGCTCGCCCTCGACGGTGCCCTGCCGGTGCGGGAGCTGGCGGAGATGTCCGGCTCGGTGCTGTTCCGCACCGAGAAGAAGCTGGTGCGGGCGCAGTTGACGCTGCTGTCCAAGGTGCTGCGCCAGGCGCCGGGGGCGGCGGCGGAGCTGCTGCCGGTGGTGATGGACGCGTTCGGGCACGAGGACACGGCGATCCAGGAGCGGGCCCTGAAGCTGGTGGGCCGCCATCTCGCCGGTGTGGACGAGCAGGTCCGCGAGGAGCTGGCCGGTGCGGCGGTGCTGCTGAGCCCGGTGCACCGGGCGGCGGCGGTCGAGCTGTTCGGAGCGGCGGCGGAGGGCGACGCGCTCCCCTATGAGGAAGTGCTGCCGCCGGTCCCGGAGCCGCGCACGGTGGCGCCGACGGCCGGGAGCATCGCCGAGCTGATCGAGGATCTGGTCACCGTCGTGCGGCGGCCCGGCGAGCCGGAGGAGTTCGAGCGCGCCCTGGACGGTCTCGTACGGCACGCGCACGGGGACCGGGCGGCGCTCACGACGGCGGTGCGGGAGACGTTCGGCGACGCGCACTGGATGAACGGCGGGGACCACTTCGCGTACGGCCCGCAGGGGATCATGGTGGTGATCGCCGCTCTGACGGGGACGGCGCGCGTGTCGCGGATCGCGGACGGGCGTCGTCGGGGTACGGCGTCGTGCGGTCACGCGGGGCCCACCGGGGTGGTGGAGGCCCGGCTGTGGGAGGCCGCGTGGCTGGTCGCCTCGTCGGCGCCGGTGCCGTTCCTGCTGGCGACGCCGACCCTGCACACCGGTGCGATCGACGCCCCGGTGCTGGTCGAGCGGTTGCGGGAGTACCGGGACGCGGGGGTCGAGCCCGCCCCCGTCGACCTCGCCCAGGCGCTGCTGCGGGTGCGGAGGTCCGGTCCCGGGGTGTCCGCGGCCGCCGAGGGGGCGGCGGCGCTGGGCACCCGGGCGGGCGAGCGGCTCGCGGCGTGGCTGACGGCCGACGTCTCGCTCGCGCCCGGGGTGCGCTTCCTGGACCGGGGGCCCGACATCCGCTCCGGGCGGTGGTGGCTGGCGGACCGGGTCGTGGTGGCGTTCCGGGAGCGGCGGACGATACGGGAGGAGTTCCCGCCGCCGTTCCAGTGGCTGGGCGGCGAGTCCACCGAGGTCGCCCGCCGGTGCCGCCACTGGTCGGGGCAGCACCCGCACTGGCCGGGCGTGCTGCCCCAGGACCGGGAGACGCTGGCGGTGTGGCTGCTGCCGGAGGTGGGGAACGGGTCCGAGTGGGACGCCCGGGGCTCGGCCTGGGGGCTGACCCCGCTCGCCGAGGGCGAGGGGCCGGTGGGTCCCGCCGTCCATGTCGCGCTCGCCGTGGGCCTCGGCGGCCGGCACGCGGAGGACCGGCTGACCGCCGTCGACGCGCTCCTGGTGCTCGCGGCCCGGGGCGGATTGGACGCCGCGGCACTGGGCGGTCGGCTCGGGCTGCTGCTGGCCGAGGGGACGGTGAAGCCGAACCGGCTCGCGGACGCGTCCCGCACGGCGGCCGCGACCGGGGCGTACGGGACGGTCTGGTCGGTGCTCGGCGTGCTGCTGCCGGGGCTGCTCGCCGCGCCGAAGCCGCCGCGCGGGCTCGGGGAGCTGCTGGCGGTGGCCGCCGAGTGCGTCGAGCGGTGCGGGGCCGGGGGCACGCTGCCGGGCCTCGCGGAGGCGGCGGCGCGGGCGGGATCCTCGCAGGCGGTGGTGCAGGCACGGCGGCTGCTGAGCGCACTCGGACAGGGAGCCGATCAGACCGCGTCATAACCTGTCGAAACCAGCCACAAAGCCAGCAGATCGGCACTTAACCCGTCGGTCACAAAGCGTTCGTGATCACGCAACACCGCTGGGTCACAGTGAGGTCATGGACTCCATGAATCCCCGCAAGAACGCCCGCCACACCCACCGCTGGCGACACGACGTGATCGAGCTGGCCGCGATGTTCACCGCCGTGGTGGTGGCCGATTCGATCGCCAAGACCATCGCCAAGGGACCCGACGGTCCCTACCTGCTGGTCTTCTCGGCGATCGCGCTGGTCGCCACCGCGGCCTTCCACACCTGGTGGGCACGGCGCCACAGCCATGCGCCGCCCGCCGACGATCCCGGCAGCGGGGAACACCCGCCGCCGTCCACCGCCGGGGCCGGTCCCGTGGAGGAGTCCGCGGGCACGGCCCTGTGGCGGATGCGGACCACGGTCCGCGACACCCCGGGCAGCCTCGCCGCGCTGTGCTCGGTGCTGGCCCGTCACGGTGTCGACATCCTGACCCTGCAGACCCACCCGCTCGCCGACGGGACCGTCGACGAGTTCCTGCTGCGGGCGCCCGCCGGTCTGGAGACCGCCACCCTCACCCGGGCCGTCGCCGCGGCCGGCGGCAGCGACACCTGGACCGAGCGGGCCGACGCCCACGACCTCGTGGACACCCCGACCCGGCTGCTCGGCCTCGCCACCCGCACCGCCCTCGACTCGGCCGAACTCCCGCTGGCACTGCGCCAGCTGCTCGGCCGGTGCACCCTCCACTCGGTTCCCGCCGTCTCCCTCAGCGGCCGCCCCAACGGCGAGATCGCCCCGGTGGAGGGCGTCCTGGAGGAGACCAGCATGCGGCTGCGCGACCCGAACGGCGGCACGCTGGTCATCGAGCGGCCCTACCTGCCGTTCACCCCGACCGAGTTCGCCCGCGCCCGGGCGCTCGTCGAGCTCGACGCCCGCCTCGGCCCGCGCGTCCCGCGCGGCCAGGACGTCCTCACCCTGCCCGAGGGCAACGCGATCACGGTCCGGCGCGCCGACCAGCGCGACCTGGCCGCCGCGCGCGCCCTGCACGACCGCTGCTCCGAGCGGACCCTGCGGCTGCGCTACCACGGTCCCGTCGGCGACGCCGACCGCTACCTCGACCACCTGCTCAGCCCGCGTTTCGGCCGCACCCTCGCGGTGCAGACGGCCTCCGGCCGGATCGTCGCCCTCGGCCATCTGCTCTGGGACGGCGACGAGACCGAGGTCGCCCTGATGGTCGAGGACGACTGGCAGCGCCGCGGCATCGGCGCCGAACTCCTCGGCCGCCTGGTGGCGATGGCCGAGGAGGGCGGCTGCGACAGCGTCTACGCGGTGACCCAGTCCTCCAACACCGGGATGGTCGCCGCCATGCGCGGCCTGAACCTGCCGCTGGACTACCAGATCGAGGAGGGCACGCTGGTCGTCACCGCCCGGCTGGACGGCCGGTCCGCGGACCGGCGGGAACCGGCTCCGCGCCCGGAGCAGCGGCCGGCCGGTCGCTGAGCGCCCGGGTCAGGTCCCGCCACAGGTCCTCGACGTCCTCCAGCCCCACCGACATCCGCAGCAGCCGGTCACCGATCCCGCCGGACCTGCGGTCCGCGGCCCCCACGATGCGGTGGCTGATCGAGGCCGGGTGCTGGATCAGGGTGTCGACGCTGCCCAGGCTCACCGCCGGCGTGATCAGCCGCACCGAGGCGATCACCTCGTGGGGGTCCCCGTACACCTCGAAGGCGACCATCGCCCCGCCGATCCTCGGATAGTGCACCCGCGCGATCCGCGGGTCGGCGGCCAGCCTGCGGACCAGCTCCGCCGCCGTCGAGGAGGCCGCCCGCACCCGCACCGGCAGCGTGGCCAGACCGCGCAACAGCAGGTAGCCGGCGAGCGGGTGGAGCACCCCGCCGGTAGCGAACCGCACCTGGCGCAGCCCCCGGGCGAACTCCTCGTCGCAGGCGACGACCCCGCCCATCACGTCGCCGTGCCCGCCCAGGTACTTGGTGGCGCTGTGCAGCACGACGCGCGCGCCCTGCTCGGCGGGCCGCTGGAGCACCGGGGTGGCGAAGGTGTTGTCGACGAGCAGCGGCACCGAGCCGCAGGAGTGCGCGAGGGCCCGGACGTCGACCTCGGCCAGGGTCGGATTGGCCGGCGACTCGACCATCACCAGGCCGGTGTCCGGCCGGATCGCGTCGGCGACGCCCGCCGGGTCGGTCCAGGTCACCTCGGTGCCGAGCAGCCCGGCGCTGAGCAGGTGGTCGCTGCATCCGTACAGCGGGCGGACGGCCACGACGTGGCGCAGCCCGAGGCTCGCCCGGCTCAGCAGGACGGCGCTCAGGGCCGCCATGCCGCTGGCGAAGGCGACGGCGGATTCGGTGCCCTCCAGTCGGGCCAGCGCGGTCTCGAAACGCGCGGTGGTCGGGTTGTCGAGCCGGGCGTAGACGGGCGGGCCGTCGGGCCGGGCGCCGGTGGCGGCGAAGGCGTCGATGCGGGCCGCCTCCGCCCGGGTGTCCGCCGAAGGGTAGGTGGTGGACAGGTCGATCGGAGCGGCGTGCAGGCCGAGTCCGGCGAGGTCGTCGCGTCCGGCGTGCACGGCTTCGGTGGCCAGCGCCCGTGCCGGGTGGGCCGCGCCGCCGGGGGTGACCGGTGCCAGGGGTTCCATGGGGGTGTCCATGGGCGGCACTGTGAACGGATACCGGCGCGTAGCGGGAAATCGCCGTGCTACGTTCGGCCGATGGCCGATTCCGTCGTACTGGACACGGTCGATCTGCACATACTTCGCCTGCTGCAGAACGACGCCCGGACCACCTACCGTGAGCTCGCCTCCGAGGTCGGCGTCGCGCCTTCCACATGCCTCGACCGGGTGGCCCGACTGCGTCGCTCCGGAGTGATCCTCGGTCACCGCCTACAGCTGAATCCGGCCAAACTCGGCCGGGGTCTCGAAGCGCTGCTCCTGGTCCAGGTCCGCCCGCACCGGCGCGAACTCATCGGCCCGTTCGTCGAACGCATCCGCGCGCTGCCGGCGTCGAGGGCCCTGTTCCATCTCACCGGGCCCGACGACTACTTGGTGCACGTGGCCGTCGCCGACCCCGCCGACCTGCAGCGTCTCGTCCTGGACGAGTTCACCTCGCGGCGCGAGGTGGCCCGGGTCGAGACCCGGCTGATCTTCCAGGAGTGGGAGTGCGGCCCCCTGCTGCCCCCGGTCCCGAGCGCTCATTTGTCAGCCGACTGAGATCGATTGAGGGTGACGCGGAGAGCTCGCACGGGCGAGGATGAGTCCCATGCCAGAGACTTCCAGCATCGTGCTTCCCCGTCAGGTCGCCGACGAATACGTCGACGCACTCATCGAACTCGACCCGATCACCGGTACCTACCTGGGAGTCAAGGAGAGTTCGGGTCGCCTCCCCGACTTCTCCCCCGCCGGCCAGGAGGCCATGGCCGACCTCGCCCGTCGCACCCTCGCCCTCCTCGACGAGGCCGAGGGCCGGCCCGGTGCCGAGGACGAGGCGGAGCGGCGCTGCGCCCGGCTGCTGCGGGAACGGCTGAACGCCCAGCTCATCGTGCACGAAGGGGACGAGGGCCTGTGCGCGGTGAGCAACCTCCGCTCGCCCGCGCACAGTGTGCGCCTCTCCTTCACCATGCTGCCCACCGAGACCGAGGAGGACTGGACTGCGGTCGGCCGGCGGCTGCGCGCGGTCCCCGGGGCCCTGGCGGGCTACCGCGCCTCGCTCGCCCTCGGTCTGGAGCGCGGGATGCTCGGCGGTCCGCGCGCCACCGC includes the following:
- a CDS encoding GNAT family N-acetyltransferase, translated to MNPRKNARHTHRWRHDVIELAAMFTAVVVADSIAKTIAKGPDGPYLLVFSAIALVATAAFHTWWARRHSHAPPADDPGSGEHPPPSTAGAGPVEESAGTALWRMRTTVRDTPGSLAALCSVLARHGVDILTLQTHPLADGTVDEFLLRAPAGLETATLTRAVAAAGGSDTWTERADAHDLVDTPTRLLGLATRTALDSAELPLALRQLLGRCTLHSVPAVSLSGRPNGEIAPVEGVLEETSMRLRDPNGGTLVIERPYLPFTPTEFARARALVELDARLGPRVPRGQDVLTLPEGNAITVRRADQRDLAAARALHDRCSERTLRLRYHGPVGDADRYLDHLLSPRFGRTLAVQTASGRIVALGHLLWDGDETEVALMVEDDWQRRGIGAELLGRLVAMAEEGGCDSVYAVTQSSNTGMVAAMRGLNLPLDYQIEEGTLVVTARLDGRSADRREPAPRPEQRPAGR
- a CDS encoding DUF7824 domain-containing protein; its protein translation is MTRIGTDMHAGADAGPGPATATATAPSAQVEQLLDAVRQGRRGDVPGLLKALDAAGHKAAVPELKRLRKEVRGWDWGRWREQQRVRGALRLAGAGCITGAAGAAEWIGGRDFQEWGNEGGAVLGVLAHRDHAWLTEVARRLAERPTLAEEEYGLVHGLVLLTGCPAPATDAYVRGWTADMSRRNLVASLRQDPQTPVLVPRLLDLTETPDAVAWQSAAGSEDQRSHWPSALAALAGEGLLDRAELVDACVARLLRGGRPRDLRLPLALLQVVGATEEERRARIPDWLGMVADGPSPVAAHAQEVLAGLALDGALPVRELAEMSGSVLFRTEKKLVRAQLTLLSKVLRQAPGAAAELLPVVMDAFGHEDTAIQERALKLVGRHLAGVDEQVREELAGAAVLLSPVHRAAAVELFGAAAEGDALPYEEVLPPVPEPRTVAPTAGSIAELIEDLVTVVRRPGEPEEFERALDGLVRHAHGDRAALTTAVRETFGDAHWMNGGDHFAYGPQGIMVVIAALTGTARVSRIADGRRRGTASCGHAGPTGVVEARLWEAAWLVASSAPVPFLLATPTLHTGAIDAPVLVERLREYRDAGVEPAPVDLAQALLRVRRSGPGVSAAAEGAAALGTRAGERLAAWLTADVSLAPGVRFLDRGPDIRSGRWWLADRVVVAFRERRTIREEFPPPFQWLGGESTEVARRCRHWSGQHPHWPGVLPQDRETLAVWLLPEVGNGSEWDARGSAWGLTPLAEGEGPVGPAVHVALAVGLGGRHAEDRLTAVDALLVLAARGGLDAAALGGRLGLLLAEGTVKPNRLADASRTAAATGAYGTVWSVLGVLLPGLLAAPKPPRGLGELLAVAAECVERCGAGGTLPGLAEAAARAGSSQAVVQARRLLSALGQGADQTAS
- a CDS encoding trans-sulfuration enzyme family protein, with the protein product MDTPMEPLAPVTPGGAAHPARALATEAVHAGRDDLAGLGLHAAPIDLSTTYPSADTRAEAARIDAFAATGARPDGPPVYARLDNPTTARFETALARLEGTESAVAFASGMAALSAVLLSRASLGLRHVVAVRPLYGCSDHLLSAGLLGTEVTWTDPAGVADAIRPDTGLVMVESPANPTLAEVDVRALAHSCGSVPLLVDNTFATPVLQRPAEQGARVVLHSATKYLGGHGDVMGGVVACDEEFARGLRQVRFATGGVLHPLAGYLLLRGLATLPVRVRAASSTAAELVRRLAADPRIARVHYPRIGGAMVAFEVYGDPHEVIASVRLITPAVSLGSVDTLIQHPASISHRIVGAADRRSGGIGDRLLRMSVGLEDVEDLWRDLTRALSDRPAAAPGAEPVPAGPRTGRPAGR
- a CDS encoding Lrp/AsnC family transcriptional regulator, which produces MADSVVLDTVDLHILRLLQNDARTTYRELASEVGVAPSTCLDRVARLRRSGVILGHRLQLNPAKLGRGLEALLLVQVRPHRRELIGPFVERIRALPASRALFHLTGPDDYLVHVAVADPADLQRLVLDEFTSRREVARVETRLIFQEWECGPLLPPVPSAHLSAD
- a CDS encoding alkaline phosphatase D family protein translates to MSHRTPASSPARRTVLRGSLAASAAALSVGGGAFASPALALSGRPSAAWGVQAGDVTAHTGLVWVRSDRPARMIVETSSGESFRRVHRHYGPLLGPGTDFTGTTALRGLPAGEQIHYRVTLADPDDPRRTGEAVTGTFRTAPERRRDGVRFLWSGDIAGQGWGINPDIGGFRAYEEMRRLDPDFFLCSGDTIYADGVIQPSVTLPDGRVWRNVTTPEKSKVAETLDEYRGNFRYNLLDHNVRAFNAQVPSLVQWDDHEVRNNWYPGQILDDPRYTEKDVDVLAARASRAFGEYFPVSTLHARGAERRMNRVVRYGPLLDVFVLDMRSYRNANSPGRQADDTTGILGAEQLEWLKRELSRSRAVWKVLAADMPLGLVVTDGATDFEAVAQGDPGAPLGRELQIAELLRFIKHRRITGTLWLTADVHYTSAQHYAPERAAFQDFAPFWEFVSGPLAAGGFPANKLDATFGPDRVFVRAPERANLSPMESPQYFGEVDIDGDSGELTVRLRAEGGTVLFSKVLQPGRVGQ
- a CDS encoding SWIM zinc finger family protein, with translation MTRSVQALAYARPSALESLGSGRLLGLETSGGLTPRGAEARPRFFAGFLSSPQIAARGLLAVADVAAARYYQRIRPASLDPVVTGNGDRLRFESFSGCGGVYARLDVLSAGLDGAETGHGTTNVDVNNPLREALSRITGDDPLHLRVGPDELTVTTLDGPVVEKKVPLPDRWLRGFAEAQVASAGFDLRAELSGAEAVRFLRSLPRSQARGGAPLWVVQSGRTLRPTTRPLPGAVCLAGPDRLVALERVLRHATALRVYGPVPDGAPAPSAWEVELPGMRLTLTLSPDSARGFSGEGGVLEALATDEAAGDAELVSVLLAWEPRIDPADLAEQAGLCVDRVRAALTRLGTAGRVGYDVADAAYFHRELPYDADRAERHNPRLVDARALLAHGAVTLDGELATVVSADRRYQVRESTGGRLNCTCAWWAEYRGRRGPCKHALAVRMARRGGGVGTPDHTEAAGTAVSSTGGAR